The Elaeis guineensis isolate ETL-2024a chromosome 5, EG11, whole genome shotgun sequence DNA segment acccaaaccctatccgatacccaatcggataagaaaagagatacccatccccatacccaacgaaTTCGgagatacccgtgggtaacccatttccccatacccaatccatacccgtccattctatacccaaaaaaataataataattttatgtatattatcaatcaaaaatagaattattaattatatatatatacatacatacatacgcacatacacacttctaacacacacacatacatacatgcatacatatatgcatgcatacgtatatataattatatatatagagagagagagagaaagagaaaaagagagagatcatatatatatatatatatatatatatatatatatatatatatatatatatatatatatatatatatatatatatatatatatatatatatatatgtgtgtgtgtgtattcggatatgtatatgtatatatatacatatacatgtatatatatatatatatatatatatatatgtgtatatgtatattcggatatgtatatatatacatatacatatatatatatatgtatatatatatgtatatatatatatatatatatatatatgtgtgtgtatatatatatatatatattcggatatgggtttggatattatccatactcataggttcggatcggattcggatagaaaatagcactacccataccctacccatacccaTACTATAATTTTCGGATTTTACCCAAATCCGAACCCAAAtccagtcaaaccctatttttcggatTTGACCGAGTTCGGATAAGATGTATACCCATCAGATCGaattaattttgccatccctagatGGCAGGTGTTGTTACTCCAACTTCATCCCCAAGCAGTATCTCCCAAGAACTGTTGTTACCCCAACCTCATCTACCCACCCGATGTTACATTTACTCGCAATTAAAATCATCATTGCATATCCTTTGTTcataaaaaacaaaaacaaaaaaatcatTACAGCATACGTTAACCACCAAATCATCTCAGAGACCACAAATAATCTCAGAGACCACAAATAATCTCAGTGGCCTGACATTCACAGAAAACCAGTGAACTGAGCAAATAATGCATCCTTTGCGGGCAAGAAACATAATTTACCTCACTTCCAGCTATAGAAGTGTCCATCTAAACCTGTATGCTAGTTTTATGCTAGCCTATACAATTATGCATGTTAACAAAAAAGGAGACTGTAGGACCAAAAACAAAACAGACACCATGTTCCATACGTTAGGAAGAAAAACGTGCATCCAAATCCAACTGAAGGTTCTTAAGGTTTCTGATAGTGATATGCATTCAGAAGGGAAAATGAAAATACCTGCCAGACTTATTAAAATTCTACCCAAAATTGAAGCACAACAAAAAAATTCATAATAATAATCCTCACTGCTAAAAACATTGCCCTTACTTCCTCCTCCGGAATAAAAACAAGACAAACTGGCTTAAACCCTAAATCCCCTGCTGTTCCTTCTTCCTCTAGCCTTCTCAAATTTTCTTCCCTTAGAACGGACATAAGGCTTAGTATGGCTGTGTGGAACTCCTGGAGCTTTACCAAAGTGCTTCACAGCTTCCCGAGCATTCTTTGGACCCCGGAGGAGAACCTGCAAATTCATACAAGAAAAACCAATACAATAAGAAAACATTTACCGTGAATGCAGTTTATTTCTCATTGCTTTACATAGATGTGCATGCTTATACATATAATAGCCAGTGCAACTGTTAGAAACATGAAAGTCTTCGTAAATGCTGTCATGCAGCTATCTTCCTTACTGCAGCACTAACAGCTGATAGTCATCCACGACCATCATAATTTGTAGACATTTAAGGAGAACTAAAGCATGTCttaagagatcaatgatacttggCATGCAGCATGACTGCAGCAAAAGTACATACAAGCACCAAGTAAAAAGCTGAAAAGCGAAGCCCCTCCCAACATATTTAGATAAAAGAAATGCTAACTCATGACCATTCTGTACTTAGTTATACCAGAAACTATAATGCTTTTTATGAAAATAGAGCAATAAATATAGAAATATCGATATCTTTATTGACTATATACCCCATCAGAAATTGATCTCTCCAAGATCAGCTAAACACAGCATCAGTTTCATCCAAAATTTTAAACTTGAAGGAGAAGAAACAATCAAGAATCAGAATTCACAAGGAAGAAAAGGAATCACAAAGAAATACTACAATGGCTAGGGAAAGTTTGATGGTTGAACCTGTGATATGCTAGAAGCTTTCAACTACAAGTTTTCAGCATCCATGGAAAGAGTGTAGATTTTAAGTCCGAAACCCAGACAATGTATATTAGCCAACACAAAGTTTTAACCAATATGAACAGGTTATAGGCTTACAAATGAGTATCAAACATCCTCCTATTTGACACCAACCAATTAATTTCAATCACAGGAATGAGTTTAATATTAAAAAGCATTGAATAACTTGAAAATGGGAAAAAAAGAAGACACCTCCCCCACCAAAAAAAGCTTGAAAATCACTTTGAAGATAGAATaaatcaaaagaccagtcatgtgtgcagttcttttagatcagaaTATAAGAAGAGTCACCCAAAATCACCCAGAGCTAAgttgatttaaataatattagctcTAGCAGATGCAAATAAACAGAAAATACAACAAAATGTAGATGTCAGAAGGATCAAGGCATTTAGCTCAGATAATGTTTTGGTATCCATTCGTTGACCTCTCATTAGATGGAAGGTCTCATAATGAGCTGGGATTAAAACAATATCATCACTGCTACCATTATTATAGCCTAAAGTATCTTTAACTTCAGGAGCAAGGCTTTTGTTTTGTTGatgtggggggggggggagacATTCAAAGACACAAAGGAATAAAAATAGCAAGATCAACAGTTAGCAACATAGAGGGCATTGAAGAAACAGAAATCCTGATTATGGAACCCAAGGATATTTGAATGTCCATTCTCCTCATTTTAAGGACAATATATTCATTACATATCATGGACCAAGGGATCAACCCTACTGCTGAGAATCTAAGAGCCAATCAAATATAAATTTGTTTAGTCTGAAAATGTACCATGTATTTGTAACGATCAAATATCAAACCTACATAAGCACTCTTGACCCAACTACTCTAGATTGACCAACAAGCTACATGACAATTTCTACCAGGCTTTGCTTCAGCATTGCGGATCATGTGCATTTATCCCAAACTATTATTAATagcaagaaagaaaagcaaaactttCTTTAAATGGCAATCTAAATCATGCAAACTGAAAACAATGGAGTGATTCCCTCAGGATAAAATTCAATGAGTTCATCAATGCACATCAGCATTAGCATGGTTCAGACAAACATCATAGGGAATCAAACCAAAATAAACATCAAACAAGAAAAAATGAATAGAATTTCTCTTGACTTTGTGTTCAGCTCGGATATTAATATGAACCCTGTTCCTTGGTTTTCCAATGAATGGAAGACCTCATAATGAGCTGGGTTTTAAAGAGCAGTATCTTCACCGCAATAATAATCTCCCAAGGGTTGAAACATAAGTCACATAAAAAGACAGCAACCACCATCAAGACTCAATCTTGGAACGTGGCAATAATGCAATTGCTGAAAGCCAAagaatttcaaaattattttccaGGGAATACATGCATGTGCATATAGCCTAAAAGGAAGACCATGAAAAATATGGAGAAGACCACAAGGCCAAACCAAGTCCAGAATGAGCAAAAGCCTCATAACTCAGAAGCTAGTAATAGAATTGCCAATTATCATCTTGAAATTGCTATATTCATATCTAAATATAGCCAAAATTTTCAATCTTTTGCATGTTTCTCTAGAGCTTTATAAATACAATTGTATCGTTCCTATACCTGACTCAAACATTATATAGGTTCAGGCTAACAGAACAAGTAAACCCATCTTACAAGATGAATAGCAGACAAAGCAACCATTTCTCTTCCTTTGTTCAATTAAATAAACGGAAAAGCACATCAACAATTCAGAGAAAAAGAGTACAGGAAAAGTGTAGTATAGTATATACCGTGTTCTGCCCCAGAGGAGCCCGAAGGGCAAGATGATCAAAGGTCAAACATTCTCCGCCAGCCTTGAGAATCCTTGCCCTAGCCGTCTCCGTAAATCTTAAAGCAGTCACCTTCAACGCCGGGACGTCGTAAACCCTCTTATCATCTGTCACCGTACCAACAATCACCGCAATCTTATCCCCCTGATTCAGAATAATAATACTAACAGTAAACATCCACCtatcaaaaaatcaaaactttagtTTTAAAAACCAAATCTTTTGTTGAAAAttcaaaaaatgataaaaaaactaCATATAGAGGAAATCAGCGGAGACCAAACCTTTCCCTCCATGAAAGTGACAAGCCTTTTGAGGGAGATCGGAGGCCTGTTGATCTTGCTCATAAAGAGCCGTTTAAGGATCACCGCATTGAACCTGCTCCCCGTCCTCCGCACCAGAAACCTATACAACTGATCAAAGAGAGCAAACAAACGGATCCATCGGCTCAATCATTCGAACAAATGCTACCTAAAAGATGGCGTAGATCTCAGATCCACAACAAACCCAAACGATCAGAACTGAGCTCACCTTGACGAGGAGCTTGAGGTAGACATCGTCGGACTTGGGCGCGGTGCGCCTGGCCTTCTTGCTCCTGCCGCCGGCGATGAGATCGATACCCTGCGACGAACGAAGACGAAAGAAAGCAAGGGATttaaagagaaatagagagaggaaaTGTTAGCGTTAGGGATCTCGGGAAAGAGAAGGATGTTACCATGGCGATAGCTTCTCCTCGTGGTCCGCGCGGCGGCTTCTGTTCTAGGGTTTTAGCGCCCCACCCTCGCCTCGCCCTTATGGCTTTCGCAGCAGGGGTACTTATAGAAGGGTACTGTCCGTTGTGCTGCCGGTTTTTGGTGTTGGATCTGGCATTCTATTCGCCCGAGATAAGTTGGTCCGAACCGTTTCTCTTGGATGGTTGGATGCGGAATAAAATCGGGAGATAATCCCCTATTCCCTCACTGGTCCTACCAAACATCTTGACTGATGGAATGGGAGAATTCTCCGCAAAATCCGTATCATTCGCGGATTGATCGTATATCTAAAATGGATCCataaaatctatttaatatttttataaatttattaaaaaattatttttatcaagttcaTATCAATCCCATGATTTGATATTATGTATTTTGAAGTAGAAGCCTTGATGGTTTAATGGGAAGACTTACGGTTTAGTTTATGAATTTTTGTTATGTTGTATTGGTAAATTGTATTATTATGTATTTTGTGAACTATTGGTTGTTATTTGATGTTTAAATTTTGTTGATTCGTGGAATTTAAGTAAGTATATATTTATGTTAGTATAATTTAGTTACTTTTATATTGAAatagattttgattgatgattgatgtaggtttttaaatatatttataatagatttgttGCATCACCCTTGTTATGATTTGTGGTTAGATGGTTCTACGATTCTTTTTGCTTACTTTAATTTATATATACTAATATTCTTTTGTAGTTAAattggatcttcaaaaaaatcatatttatttaatttttttaggatCTTCATATCAATTTTGTTAATCGTGTCataaattcatcatgttcttgtcGATCCGATACGATCTGTTTAATAATCGGATAACAtgattgacctatttaataagcaGTTCGTGTACAAATTATGAATTCCAACCGatttaataataatatcatatttgTGTTTAGGTCGCATGGGTCATGTCGTAAATGGATTGACTCACTTACGACCCGCCAACACGGATTGCCACCTTTACCCATGAGGTTATCCCTCTCACGTGTATCATAAACCAGTCCCATGGTGAGGATGGACTATAGTAAGGAGTGGAATAAGCTTATTCCCTCCCATAGTTTATCCCAGTTGCCATTTTACTATACACTTTTTCATCCACTCTCTTAGATACATAGAAAAAATGAAACAGcagttttattttgaaaaaattataagaacacCCCTTAACTTCAATCTGATTTTACTTAAACCTcctgtattttaaaaaatattaaacggACTCTTCTATTTAATAGAGTGTATGAATGTAGCCTCTACGTCCACTTAAGTGCTGACGCCATTAGTTTGTCATCGTAAAGGACAGAAATTCTTCTCGTTCATTTTAAATTGTTTTCGACGGCAACTCTCTCAATTTCGAAGGTTCTTCATTTTGTATTCATCACTTTCTGCAAATTTTTTCCGACGAAATTCCAGCGACGGCCACCATCCCACTTTTCTATCGGCTTAGCAGTCTCTCCTCCTCCATGCACAAGCCTCTCAAAAGCTTTTTTTTCCTCTACTATGGCAGTGAAGCACCATCTTCTCTCCTTTGGCTGGTAATGCctcttttctcaaatttttttcttatgtaATCTTGATTTTAGTGAATATTATATGCTTATTTGTCTCTTTAGTGGCTGACCTAAAGTAAAACATCATAATCAAAGTTTTAAGGATGTTCTTTCTATCTTTGCTTGCATGATGATGTAAGGTCGTTGAGTTTTGAGATTGTGGTCCCTTTGTAT contains these protein-coding regions:
- the LOC109505915 gene encoding large ribosomal subunit protein eL18y — its product is MGIDLIAGGRSKKARRTAPKSDDVYLKLLVKLYRFLVRRTGSRFNAVILKRLFMSKINRPPISLKRLVTFMEGKGDKIAVIVGTVTDDKRVYDVPALKVTALRFTETARARILKAGGECLTFDHLALRAPLGQNTVLLRGPKNAREAVKHFGKAPGVPHSHTKPYVRSKGRKFEKARGRRNSRGFRV